One part of the Streptomyces sp. SS1-1 genome encodes these proteins:
- a CDS encoding GntR family transcriptional regulator has product MPPPKQLPKWRQIADEIAAQIDEGVYAPGERLPSVQAQVEAGKGATATVHRAYQALEAEGLVRTTQGSGTTVLGPTETPPTVVTGAARLERLRRTGRPLAPRETYVNSRSDLRSCADSEVANLLGIELYDEIVFRRRTFMRDGKPTVLALNVIHIRALESLPELLDASPMPKFRHDLYTERTGKQVIAGPEQSTARLASTNELEEFGIDIPADVPVPVLVLRTVYSDEDGPLEVWEDILRPGMWHGGNG; this is encoded by the coding sequence ATGCCCCCGCCCAAGCAACTGCCGAAGTGGCGTCAGATCGCCGACGAGATCGCGGCACAGATCGACGAAGGGGTATACGCGCCTGGAGAGCGTCTCCCGTCGGTCCAAGCCCAGGTCGAAGCGGGGAAGGGGGCCACTGCGACCGTTCACCGCGCCTATCAGGCCCTGGAGGCCGAAGGGCTCGTACGCACCACGCAAGGCAGCGGGACCACGGTCCTGGGGCCAACGGAAACGCCGCCGACGGTCGTGACGGGCGCTGCTCGCTTGGAGCGGCTGCGTCGCACTGGCCGCCCTCTGGCGCCTCGGGAGACCTACGTGAACTCGCGCTCCGATCTGCGCTCCTGTGCCGACTCGGAAGTTGCGAACCTGCTCGGCATCGAGCTCTATGACGAGATCGTGTTTCGACGGCGTACGTTCATGCGAGACGGCAAGCCCACCGTGTTGGCGTTGAACGTCATCCATATTCGAGCGCTGGAGTCGCTGCCTGAGTTGCTCGATGCCAGTCCAATGCCAAAGTTTCGACATGATCTGTACACCGAGCGCACCGGCAAGCAGGTCATCGCGGGCCCGGAGCAAAGCACCGCCCGTCTGGCATCCACCAACGAACTTGAGGAATTCGGAATCGACATTCCTGCAGATGTGCCGGTGCCTGTCCTCGTCCTGCGCACCGTCTACTCCGACGAGGACGGACCGCTGGAGGTCTGGGAAGACATTCTCCGTCCAGGCATGTGGCACGGAGGTAACGGGTGA